A region of Frederiksenia canicola DNA encodes the following proteins:
- a CDS encoding NACHT domain-containing protein, giving the protein MDSKFYLSRVLYTTNNQEFNESELLLVEKKVIIILAEPGAGKSYLLDSLAKQIGVTKNTANIFIHSNEEKCSLLVIDGFDELVKIGSSTVMKALTMVKNTSAERIILSSRSSEWSEGYTHYCKTLFDEEPLLVYLKPFDEIEQKDLFLHYYPQQNAEQFLKEAANIELTPLLANPLFMKLFSKSYVENNQCFENRYSAFRLAIEGLAKENNSSYSYDKNILPASKKIELVEDIFTKLMLSGSEGISLSDSASNRFYPHIVTLNSDTNITQILSTQFFIPSDEAEQHRPVHRIVAEYCAGNYLAKKLTSASNPLALSKILSIIAPNDIVRDELRGLFAWMAVLSENQRIQEILIDLDPYAILSNGDSGLLLPSSKIKLLSKLKDLNQIDPYFRRSDRWRNFSLSEFFTDELLDELKDLLSLDNVDGDLQSLLLEVLIDSPIISKLTNELKNIVYDISSEYWDKYTRRLAGKCLSKVKEYNHQETCKFLIEAGDNVSLSIVADIMIESNDKFQLIDYTQFLIVCAVLYPTNYRIEREIGERFFIKRFIQKLSLNLVVPLLDELSANLSCSCQKKYNCRCRNGISKIISMLLDRYFELSPEPWEPKRIWEWIKSLYFQASVRKEDSLSVKILSENNTLRQSIIKIAFENMFDHKTINETKFYSFEQHAHSGLYFQHQDLKYIIDLAFDTNNITLWSCFMVGHDFYSKGKSSNSLRQHMRMQSLQKTEFLRVWYRNNREHKKYYKRNLLKYNRKKSYRKYNQKQRKIRNKDIQYIQENRQLIESGKHWNALLAFSQTILQEPDKISENFGDEELVRNSLYNCLDYIKHDIPNLLKLAELQCQSQTLDIEFILYAACLEILKRDGSLKNISVDTLIALRAGFSTYWVGMNSDDRELLKQEVDRCLFLNSATAEQFLRDYIEPQLACVECKSTSVSWLAHDETFKFLQGTLPLEWLKKFPDMNFSAQKELLLLAIQFGDREELKELVLQYCEKLLDMTVEPEDVEIKVKRNFWFAHAFYLLDKNYEPFWQELIKDADSIFILADHFGSFGDYSKWISLSSVKIELILNTFIGQWEEVYLPNMHGSDSPPSEKAYRFLSGLIYKLEENNEDNPIPVIERLLQDIRYKKFHTSLKSIRFNCLRKSVIQNFQVPTAEQIVSLLNKDEIITAENLRAVILEELQAYQNDLNGHDISTKSIFYHGEMNIINRVDENTATQRIAERLRLRLENRQVIPIREGYMKDNNRCDIVFSKLIDGKRKILPVEVKGQWHPQLYSACEHQLDRLYTIHPDADGQGIYLVLWFGSNEKVANRKNHDINSAEELYQNIQKQVPEELRNRMDIFVLNLAL; this is encoded by the coding sequence ATGGATTCAAAATTTTATCTTTCTAGAGTTTTATATACAACTAATAATCAAGAATTTAATGAATCTGAACTGCTTTTGGTTGAAAAGAAAGTAATTATTATTCTTGCAGAACCTGGTGCAGGGAAAAGTTATTTATTAGATAGTTTGGCAAAACAAATCGGTGTTACTAAAAATACTGCAAATATTTTTATTCATTCAAATGAAGAAAAATGTTCCCTACTTGTTATTGATGGTTTTGATGAATTAGTAAAAATTGGCTCATCAACGGTAATGAAAGCTCTTACAATGGTTAAAAATACTTCAGCAGAAAGAATAATCTTATCTAGTCGTTCTAGTGAGTGGTCTGAAGGTTATACACATTATTGTAAAACTCTTTTTGACGAAGAACCTTTATTAGTTTATTTAAAACCTTTCGACGAAATAGAACAAAAAGATCTTTTCTTACATTATTACCCACAACAAAATGCAGAACAATTTTTAAAAGAAGCAGCTAATATTGAATTAACGCCATTATTAGCTAATCCTTTATTTATGAAACTATTTTCAAAATCCTATGTAGAGAACAACCAATGCTTTGAAAATCGTTATTCTGCATTTAGGCTAGCTATTGAAGGATTAGCAAAAGAAAATAATAGTAGCTATTCTTATGATAAAAATATATTACCTGCTTCTAAAAAAATTGAATTAGTAGAAGATATTTTTACTAAATTAATGTTATCAGGTTCAGAAGGAATAAGTTTAAGTGATTCGGCCTCTAATCGGTTTTATCCACATATTGTTACTTTAAATTCAGATACAAACATTACACAAATTTTATCTACTCAATTTTTCATTCCCTCTGATGAGGCAGAACAACATCGCCCTGTTCATAGAATTGTTGCTGAATATTGTGCTGGTAATTATCTTGCTAAAAAATTGACTTCAGCATCGAATCCATTAGCTCTGAGTAAAATTTTATCTATTATTGCCCCTAATGATATAGTGCGTGATGAGCTACGTGGTTTGTTTGCTTGGATGGCTGTATTATCGGAAAATCAGCGTATTCAGGAAATACTAATTGATTTAGACCCCTATGCAATTTTGTCGAACGGGGATTCTGGATTGCTATTACCTAGCTCAAAAATAAAATTACTCTCTAAATTAAAAGACTTAAATCAAATAGATCCTTATTTCCGCCGTAGTGATAGATGGAGAAACTTTAGTTTGTCAGAATTTTTTACAGATGAATTATTGGATGAACTGAAAGATTTATTATCTTTAGATAATGTTGATGGAGATTTACAAAGTCTTTTATTAGAAGTATTAATTGATTCCCCTATAATTTCAAAATTAACTAATGAACTAAAAAATATTGTTTACGATATCAGCTCTGAATATTGGGATAAATATACACGTAGATTAGCAGGTAAATGTTTATCAAAAGTCAAAGAGTATAACCACCAAGAAACTTGTAAATTTTTAATTGAAGCAGGAGATAATGTTTCCCTTTCTATAGTAGCTGACATAATGATCGAATCAAATGATAAATTCCAACTAATTGATTATACCCAATTTTTAATAGTTTGTGCGGTATTATATCCAACAAATTACCGTATTGAGAGAGAGATTGGAGAACGTTTCTTTATTAAACGCTTTATTCAAAAATTGAGTTTGAATTTAGTTGTACCATTATTAGATGAGTTATCTGCTAATTTATCTTGTTCTTGTCAAAAAAAGTACAACTGCCGATGCCGAAATGGCATAAGCAAAATTATCAGTATGCTATTGGATCGTTATTTTGAATTATCTCCAGAACCTTGGGAACCAAAACGAATTTGGGAATGGATAAAATCACTTTATTTTCAAGCTAGTGTCAGAAAAGAAGATAGCTTATCAGTAAAAATCTTATCTGAAAATAATACTTTGAGACAAAGTATTATCAAAATTGCCTTTGAGAACATGTTTGATCATAAAACTATTAATGAAACTAAATTTTATAGCTTTGAGCAGCATGCTCATTCTGGGCTGTATTTTCAACATCAGGACCTTAAATATATTATTGATTTAGCTTTTGATACTAATAATATTACATTATGGTCCTGTTTTATGGTTGGACATGATTTTTATAGTAAAGGAAAATCATCTAATTCATTACGTCAGCATATGCGTATGCAATCATTGCAGAAAACTGAATTTTTGCGCGTCTGGTACAGAAATAATAGAGAGCATAAAAAATATTATAAAAGAAATCTTTTAAAATATAATAGGAAAAAGAGTTATAGAAAATATAATCAAAAACAACGAAAGATTCGTAATAAAGATATTCAATATATTCAAGAAAATAGACAATTAATAGAAAGTGGAAAACATTGGAATGCTCTTTTAGCATTTTCTCAAACTATATTACAAGAACCTGATAAAATTTCAGAAAATTTTGGGGATGAGGAGCTTGTTAGAAATTCTCTATATAATTGTTTAGATTATATTAAGCATGATATACCAAATTTATTAAAACTGGCAGAATTACAATGCCAATCTCAAACTTTAGATATTGAATTCATTTTATATGCGGCTTGCTTAGAGATTTTAAAGAGAGATGGCTCTTTAAAAAATATATCAGTAGATACATTAATAGCATTACGAGCTGGTTTTTCTACTTATTGGGTAGGAATGAATTCTGATGATAGAGAGTTACTAAAACAAGAAGTAGATAGATGTCTATTCTTGAATTCAGCAACTGCTGAGCAATTTTTACGTGACTATATTGAACCACAATTAGCTTGTGTAGAATGTAAAAGTACGTCAGTAAGCTGGTTAGCTCATGATGAAACATTTAAATTTTTACAGGGGACTCTCCCATTAGAATGGCTGAAAAAGTTCCCTGATATGAATTTTTCAGCACAAAAAGAATTATTGCTATTAGCTATTCAATTTGGTGATCGTGAGGAGCTTAAAGAATTAGTTCTGCAATACTGTGAAAAACTGCTTGATATGACAGTAGAGCCAGAAGATGTAGAGATAAAAGTTAAAAGAAATTTCTGGTTTGCTCATGCTTTTTACTTATTAGATAAAAATTATGAACCTTTTTGGCAAGAACTAATTAAAGATGCTGATAGCATCTTTATTTTAGCAGATCATTTTGGTTCTTTTGGGGACTATTCAAAATGGATAAGTCTTTCTTCTGTAAAAATAGAGCTAATTCTGAATACTTTTATTGGGCAATGGGAAGAAGTTTATTTGCCTAATATGCATGGCTCTGATAGTCCGCCTTCAGAAAAAGCTTATCGTTTTTTAAGTGGACTAATTTATAAATTGGAAGAAAATAATGAAGATAATCCAATACCAGTTATAGAACGCTTATTGCAGGATATTCGCTATAAAAAATTTCATACTAGTCTAAAAAGTATTCGATTTAATTGTTTACGTAAATCAGTAATTCAAAATTTCCAAGTCCCTACAGCCGAGCAAATTGTAAGCTTATTAAATAAAGATGAAATAATCACTGCTGAAAATTTACGTGCAGTTATATTGGAAGAACTTCAAGCCTATCAAAATGACTTAAATGGGCATGATATTTCTACGAAATCTATTTTTTACCATGGAGAAATGAATATCATCAATCGAGTTGATGAAAATACTGCGACTCAGCGGATTGCAGAACGTTTAAGATTACGTCTTGAAAATAGACAAGTAATTCCTATACGCGAAGGTTATATGAAAGACAATAATCGTTGTGATATCGTTTTTTCTAAGTTAATTGATGGAAAAAGAAAAATTTTACCTGTAGAAGTAAAGGGACAATGGCATCCACAACTTTATTCAGCATGTGAGCACCAATTAGATCGTTTATATACCATTCATCCAGATGCTGATGGACAAGGTATTTACTTAGTATTATGGTTCGGTTCTAATGAAAAGGTCGCCAATAGAAAAAATCATGACATAAATAGTGCGGAAGAATTATACCAAAATATTCAAAAGCAAGTACCTGAAGAATTGAGAAACCGAATGGATATTTTTGTTTTAAATTTAGCTCTATAA
- a CDS encoding DUF4405 domain-containing protein has product MKKKYLLQLAQDLVLTAILLSLFGYHLYEEITHEWLGLVFFALIISHLSLNTWWLKKTFSGSYNSYRILQSAVNFATFLLFLTACISGIMLSKHLLVEMLFHSTTDLMRKIHMTSTHWLQILVGVHLGLHWKPIANLFANGYRLDLEHWLARRLIPDCWLIIAAYGIFVFVQRELLPYLLLQVDFAYFNYDEPQAVFYFDFLAILIALAYSTRFLVWFFLFRKKDVKS; this is encoded by the coding sequence ATGAAGAAAAAATATCTCCTCCAACTCGCTCAAGATTTGGTTCTAACGGCAATATTGCTTTCTCTTTTTGGCTATCATCTTTATGAAGAAATCACGCACGAATGGCTCGGCTTGGTCTTTTTTGCTTTGATTATCTCACATCTTTCACTGAATACATGGTGGCTCAAAAAGACCTTTTCAGGCAGTTATAACAGCTATCGCATTTTGCAAAGTGCGGTCAATTTTGCAACTTTTTTGTTATTTTTAACCGCTTGTATCAGTGGCATTATGCTTTCTAAACATCTATTGGTGGAAATGCTATTCCACTCTACCACAGATTTAATGCGAAAAATTCATATGACCAGCACCCATTGGTTGCAAATTTTAGTGGGTGTACATTTGGGGTTACATTGGAAACCTATTGCTAATTTATTCGCAAATGGCTACCGTTTAGATCTTGAACATTGGCTTGCACGCAGGCTTATTCCAGATTGTTGGCTGATTATTGCCGCTTATGGTATTTTCGTTTTTGTGCAACGAGAGTTGTTACCCTATTTATTGCTACAAGTAGATTTTGCCTATTTCAATTATGATGAACCGCAAGCGGTCTTTTATTTTGACTTTCTTGCGATTTTAATTGCGCTGGCTTACAGCACAAGATTTTTGGTTTGGTTCTTTTTATTTAGGAAAAAAGATGTCAAAAGTTAA
- a CDS encoding flavodoxin, whose amino-acid sequence MALYSLLEQVDFSGKNIVPVVGHGGSRLGGTDKDIQQLQPQANVKNGFEAYLHKTVRAEQQVEKRLAKFLTENGYTK is encoded by the coding sequence ATGGCGCTTTATTCTTTGCTCGAGCAAGTAGACTTTAGTGGGAAAAATATTGTGCCGGTGGTTGGTCACGGTGGCAGTCGTTTGGGTGGAACGGATAAAGATATTCAGCAACTTCAACCACAAGCCAACGTGAAAAACGGTTTTGAGGCGTATTTGCATAAAACGGTAAGGGCTGAACAACAAGTGGAAAAAAGATTAGCTAAATTCTTAACCGAAAATGGTTATACAAAATAA
- a CDS encoding IS1 family transposase — protein sequence MAFCTTKSDRPKYRIYIAYHAKTSEIVAFVWGKRDLQTALALKQRLKELKVSYERIAGDNWDAFVNAFSDTGDQWVGKQHTKAIEGNNCRIRHRLSRAVRRSCCFSKSMFYHVKSFNIGF from the coding sequence TTGGCATTTTGTACCACCAAATCGGATAGACCAAAATACCGTATCTACATCGCTTACCATGCCAAGACAAGTGAAATCGTGGCATTTGTTTGGGGCAAACGTGATTTGCAAACCGCTTTGGCTTTAAAGCAGCGTTTAAAAGAACTCAAAGTAAGCTATGAACGTATTGCCGGCGATAATTGGGATGCTTTTGTAAATGCGTTTTCTGATACCGGTGACCAATGGGTGGGTAAGCAACATACTAAAGCGATTGAGGGTAATAACTGTCGGATTCGGCACAGATTAAGCAGAGCCGTCAGGCGCAGTTGCTGTTTTTCCAAATCAATGTTTTATCATGTTAAATCTTTTAATATTGGATTTTAG
- a CDS encoding multicopper oxidase family protein — translation MKRRDFLRYGIGISLASSSLYSLANMMNHAQHGNMAMMHSVPTGLMPTEAMPSGLSLNGILPKLANQSTQAGLFTATLKAEPIKIRLADNKETEFWAYNGQLPGPQIEVFEGDTVEIEFINHLPQPSTVHWHGLDVPNEADGNPMDMVEPQGKKVYRFTLPQGSAGTYWYHPHPHDHVSEQVYKGLAGTFVVKAKNDPLAHLPEQHWVISDLRLNADGTIPANTMLDWMNGREGEFVLINGQYQPQIQVKTNERIRLWNATSARYFRLNIPGVKWIVVGTEGGLLEKPRAPVDELLLTPAERVEVIMVGETQGTVNLQSGYYDRRKMMVQEQPKDLTLATIQVKSEPVQLPESLRSLPNWDEPKQVRQIRFSEKMMNHTNMPMMNHGTHHATTTPTDNPIPPMMNGMFLINGQTFDMNRIDFVAKLNEVEQWEIFNESHMDHPFHLHGTQFEVIQHTLNGKTFKPEGRALKDVVNLRPYEKVIIRFKQGHTGLKMYHCHILEHENLGMMGMFKVE, via the coding sequence ATGAAACGTCGAGATTTTTTACGTTATGGAATTGGAATTAGCTTAGCCAGTAGCTCGCTTTATAGCCTTGCGAATATGATGAACCACGCACAACATGGCAATATGGCGATGATGCATTCAGTACCTACTGGCCTAATGCCAACTGAGGCAATGCCTTCAGGTTTATCGCTTAATGGGATATTGCCAAAACTTGCTAATCAATCGACTCAAGCAGGGCTATTCACAGCCACTTTAAAAGCAGAGCCAATTAAAATTCGCCTCGCAGACAATAAAGAAACGGAATTTTGGGCTTATAACGGACAACTACCAGGGCCACAAATTGAAGTATTTGAAGGCGACACCGTAGAAATTGAATTTATCAATCACCTACCACAACCCTCAACAGTACATTGGCACGGCTTAGATGTACCAAATGAGGCGGATGGTAACCCGATGGATATGGTTGAACCGCAAGGGAAAAAAGTCTATCGCTTTACGCTACCTCAAGGCAGTGCTGGGACATATTGGTACCACCCTCATCCACATGACCATGTTTCCGAACAAGTCTATAAAGGCTTAGCAGGCACTTTCGTTGTTAAAGCGAAAAATGATCCGCTTGCACACCTTCCTGAACAACATTGGGTGATTTCCGATCTGCGTTTAAATGCCGATGGCACCATTCCAGCAAACACGATGTTAGATTGGATGAACGGTCGTGAGGGTGAATTTGTGTTAATCAACGGTCAATATCAGCCCCAGATTCAAGTGAAAACGAATGAACGAATCCGTCTTTGGAATGCCACTAGCGCTCGTTATTTTCGTTTAAACATTCCAGGGGTGAAATGGATTGTGGTGGGTACCGAAGGTGGTTTACTTGAAAAACCTCGCGCGCCTGTTGATGAACTGCTACTTACACCAGCCGAACGCGTTGAAGTGATTATGGTGGGTGAAACGCAAGGAACAGTCAATTTACAAAGCGGTTATTATGATCGCCGTAAGATGATGGTTCAAGAACAGCCTAAAGATCTCACTTTAGCCACAATTCAGGTGAAATCAGAACCTGTTCAGTTACCTGAAAGCTTAAGGTCCTTGCCTAACTGGGATGAGCCAAAGCAGGTTCGCCAAATTCGCTTTAGTGAAAAAATGATGAACCATACGAATATGCCAATGATGAATCACGGTACACATCACGCTACTACAACACCAACGGATAACCCTATTCCACCAATGATGAATGGTATGTTCTTAATCAACGGTCAAACCTTTGATATGAACCGTATTGATTTTGTTGCCAAATTGAATGAAGTGGAACAGTGGGAAATTTTCAATGAAAGCCATATGGATCATCCGTTCCATTTGCACGGCACTCAATTTGAAGTGATTCAACATACATTAAACGGCAAAACCTTCAAGCCAGAAGGCAGGGCGTTAAAAGATGTAGTCAATTTGCGCCCTTATGAAAAAGTGATTATTCGCTTTAAGCAAGGACACACTGGGTTGAAAATGTACCATTGCCATATTTTGGAACATGAAAATCTCGGTATGATGGGGATGTTTAAAGTGGAATAG
- a CDS encoding DUF411 domain-containing protein, with protein sequence MKLHKFTRSLLLLSLGITACAQAQTLSMEVWKSPTCGCCNEWISYMQKNGFEIKVNETGNYDAHKRFNIKYEHASCHTAVIDGYVIEGHVPAEDIKRLLAEKPDAVGLSAPGMPIGSPGMDGEAYGGRKDPYDVVLIKKNGESEVFKSYNQ encoded by the coding sequence ATGAAATTACATAAATTCACCCGCTCATTGTTGCTTTTAAGTTTAGGGATAACCGCTTGTGCTCAAGCACAAACACTTTCTATGGAAGTGTGGAAAAGCCCGACTTGTGGCTGTTGTAATGAATGGATCAGCTATATGCAGAAAAACGGTTTTGAGATTAAAGTCAACGAAACAGGCAATTATGATGCTCATAAGCGCTTTAACATTAAATATGAACATGCTTCTTGCCACACAGCCGTGATTGATGGCTATGTGATTGAAGGACATGTACCTGCTGAGGATATCAAACGTTTACTCGCAGAAAAACCCGATGCAGTTGGCTTGTCCGCACCTGGCATGCCGATTGGTTCACCAGGTATGGACGGTGAAGCATACGGCGGACGCAAAGATCCTTATGATGTTGTTTTAATTAAGAAAAACGGTGAAAGTGAAGTGTTCAAATCCTATAACCAATAG
- a CDS encoding Cd(II)/Pb(II)-responsive transcriptional regulator: protein MSKFFKIKQASEQTGVHLETIRYYEKQGLIAPTHQQNGYRVFDENQLEQLRFIKTCRNIGLSLSNIKTLLQLQQTPNKQCNEINALAEQHLAYLDEQITELQQVKTFLMQFVGCENKTVDKCQIIQGIKEKE from the coding sequence ATGTCAAAATTTTTTAAAATAAAACAAGCCAGTGAACAAACAGGCGTACATTTGGAAACCATTCGTTATTATGAAAAACAAGGCTTAATCGCCCCTACACATCAACAAAACGGCTATCGTGTGTTTGATGAAAATCAGTTAGAACAATTACGCTTTATTAAAACTTGCCGTAATATCGGTCTTTCTTTAAGTAACATCAAAACGCTGTTGCAATTACAACAAACGCCTAACAAACAATGCAATGAAATCAATGCACTTGCCGAGCAACATTTGGCATATTTGGACGAACAAATCACAGAACTACAACAAGTTAAAACTTTTCTAATGCAATTTGTGGGTTGTGAAAATAAAACGGTTGATAAGTGTCAGATTATTCAAGGTATTAAAGAAAAAGAATAG